A genomic region of Rhodospirillales bacterium contains the following coding sequences:
- a CDS encoding aminotransferase class I/II-fold pyridoxal phosphate-dependent enzyme: MALKLSKRSEIPLFRALDLLREVNERKADGEDVISLAPGQPSDGAPPEALKYAQEVIANDPRQGYTEAMGMPLLRDRIAVWYRDQYGVDLDYRRIAITVGASAGFILSFLSAFEVGDKVAMAAPGYPAYRNILKALGLQAVEIETSAETDYQPTRAHLEALGTKIDGIIIASPCNPAGTVIAPDKLEEIVAWCKENGVRIISDELYQHLTFTGKPAETVLRYTNDAVVLNSFSKYFALTGWRLGWMVVPEDMADRVKCLSESLFVSPPTLSQHVAYKVFDHTDVLDGYVARYQKNLDILKAELPKAGFTKLSNTKGAFYTYADVSDLTDNSEEFCRRMLDETGVAMTPGTDFDLRRGLQTVRITFAGATEDITEACRRLQAWRK, encoded by the coding sequence ATGGCTTTAAAATTATCAAAAAGATCAGAAATCCCTCTTTTCCGGGCATTGGACCTGTTGCGGGAGGTAAATGAGCGCAAGGCGGATGGCGAGGATGTCATTAGTCTGGCGCCCGGTCAGCCGAGTGACGGTGCGCCGCCGGAAGCTCTGAAATACGCGCAGGAGGTGATCGCCAACGATCCGCGTCAGGGCTATACCGAGGCCATGGGCATGCCGCTTTTACGCGACCGGATTGCCGTGTGGTATCGCGACCAGTATGGCGTTGATCTGGATTATCGCCGGATTGCCATTACTGTGGGCGCGTCTGCCGGGTTTATCCTGTCGTTCCTGAGTGCTTTTGAAGTTGGGGACAAGGTTGCGATGGCGGCGCCCGGCTATCCGGCCTACCGGAATATCCTGAAGGCTCTGGGGTTGCAGGCGGTCGAGATTGAAACCAGTGCCGAAACAGACTATCAGCCGACCCGTGCGCATCTGGAAGCGCTGGGCACCAAAATCGACGGGATTATTATTGCCAGCCCGTGTAATCCGGCCGGGACGGTGATTGCGCCGGACAAGCTTGAAGAGATTGTTGCATGGTGTAAGGAAAACGGCGTGCGGATTATTTCCGACGAGCTGTACCAGCATCTTACATTTACCGGGAAGCCTGCGGAAACGGTTTTGCGTTATACGAACGATGCCGTGGTGCTGAACAGCTTTTCCAAATATTTTGCCCTGACCGGCTGGCGTTTGGGCTGGATGGTGGTGCCCGAAGATATGGCCGACCGGGTTAAATGCCTGTCGGAAAGCCTGTTCGTGTCGCCGCCGACCTTGTCCCAGCATGTGGCTTACAAGGTGTTCGACCATACGGATGTTCTGGACGGGTATGTCGCGCGCTATCAAAAGAATCTCGATATCCTGAAGGCAGAGCTGCCGAAGGCCGGGTTTACGAAGCTGTCCAACACCAAGGGCGCGTTTTATACCTATGCCGATGTCAGCGATCTGACCGATAATTCGGAAGAATTCTGCCGCCGGATGCTGGATGAAACCGGCGTGGCGATGACGCCGGGAACGGATTTTGATTTACGCCGCGGATTGCAAACCGTCCGTATTACCTTTGCCGGGGCGACAGAAGATATAACCGAGGCATGCCGCCGTTTACAGGCATGGCGTAAGTAA
- a CDS encoding glycosyltransferase produces the protein MKILQVMAGGRHGGAETACIDMCVALKEAGEDITLATRPNPRNRRLVNAGIPVYTLPFGGSIDLYTPWQLGRLMRKIKPDIIQTWMGRAAAKIPVNHGNIPVVSRLGNNYKMKNFRHSDYFTTITPAIRDYLIENGVAPDKVRHINNFAETEESVTPVQRSAFDTPDDAPLLLALGRLHDAKAFDTLITAMVDVPDACLWIAGEGPDREKLEAQISRLNLQNRVKLLGWRDDRAALFQAADICVFPSRFEPFGTVFVQAWAQRVPLVTSAADGARQFVRDGEDGLMVPINDSKALATAIRTMIGDKSLQARLVANGYQRYKAEFTKEQAVKAYLDFYRDILNR, from the coding sequence ATGAAAATTTTACAGGTCATGGCCGGGGGCCGTCACGGCGGAGCGGAAACCGCCTGCATTGATATGTGCGTGGCTCTGAAGGAAGCCGGGGAAGATATAACCCTCGCCACCCGCCCCAACCCCCGCAACCGGCGGCTGGTTAATGCGGGAATCCCGGTCTACACCCTGCCTTTTGGCGGCAGTATTGATCTGTATACCCCTTGGCAACTGGGCCGTTTAATGCGAAAAATCAAACCGGACATCATCCAGACATGGATGGGCCGGGCCGCTGCTAAAATCCCGGTAAACCATGGAAACATCCCTGTTGTCTCAAGACTCGGCAATAACTACAAAATGAAAAATTTCCGGCACAGCGATTACTTTACTACCATCACGCCGGCCATCCGCGATTACCTGATCGAAAACGGCGTCGCCCCCGATAAAGTCAGGCATATCAACAATTTTGCCGAAACCGAAGAAAGCGTCACACCGGTTCAGCGCTCCGCTTTTGATACCCCGGATGACGCGCCGCTGCTCCTCGCGCTCGGGCGCCTGCATGACGCCAAGGCCTTCGATACGTTAATCACAGCCATGGTGGACGTGCCGGATGCCTGCCTATGGATCGCCGGTGAAGGCCCGGACCGGGAAAAACTCGAAGCACAAATTAGCCGCTTAAACTTGCAAAACCGGGTAAAACTTCTGGGCTGGCGGGACGACCGCGCGGCACTGTTTCAGGCCGCCGATATCTGCGTTTTCCCCTCACGTTTCGAGCCGTTCGGCACGGTCTTTGTTCAGGCCTGGGCCCAGCGCGTGCCTCTGGTCACATCCGCTGCCGACGGCGCGCGGCAGTTCGTCCGTGACGGCGAAGACGGTCTGATGGTCCCGATTAATGACAGCAAAGCCTTGGCCACAGCCATCCGCACCATGATTGGCGATAAAAGCCTGCAGGCCCGGCTGGTCGCAAACGGTTATCAACGCTACAAAGCCGAATTTACAAAGGAACAAGCCGTCAAAGCCTATCTGGATTTTTACCGGGACATCCTGAATCGCTAA
- a CDS encoding NAD(P)/FAD-dependent oxidoreductase: MTDPIKTDVIIVGAGPVGLFAVFELGLLDMKAHLIDILDRPGGQCTELYPEKPIYDIPAYPTINGQELTNRLMEQIKPFDPTFHLSQMVTGLEKQENGHWRVTTDEDTVLEAPVVVIAAGGGTFMPKKPNIPGLEEYEGQSVFYAVRKMDAFKGKNILIAGGGDSALDWTLNLQPIANSMALIHRRPDFRAAPDSVNKMKALADEGKIDFHVADLKGLKGKDGQIEAVIAESKEKGEYEIPCDTFMAFYGLTMKLGPIAEFGLELTPEGLIPVDTEKFETSTPGVFAIGDINWYPGKLKLILSGFHEAALMAQQAFRYCFPDQKLRFQYTTSSTNLQTKLGVKDK; this comes from the coding sequence ATGACCGATCCAATCAAAACAGACGTTATTATCGTGGGGGCCGGGCCGGTGGGCCTGTTCGCCGTATTCGAACTGGGCCTGCTGGACATGAAGGCACACCTGATCGACATTCTCGACCGCCCCGGCGGCCAGTGTACGGAACTCTACCCCGAAAAACCGATCTATGACATTCCGGCCTACCCCACCATCAACGGCCAGGAACTGACCAACCGCCTGATGGAACAAATCAAACCGTTCGATCCGACCTTCCACCTCTCGCAAATGGTCACCGGCCTTGAAAAGCAGGAAAATGGCCATTGGCGCGTCACCACCGATGAAGACACCGTACTGGAAGCGCCGGTTGTTGTGATCGCCGCGGGCGGCGGTACATTTATGCCGAAAAAACCGAATATTCCGGGCCTTGAAGAATATGAAGGCCAATCCGTTTTCTATGCCGTGCGCAAAATGGACGCGTTCAAGGGTAAAAACATCCTGATCGCCGGCGGCGGCGACTCGGCGCTGGACTGGACGCTCAACCTGCAACCCATCGCAAATTCGATGGCTCTGATCCACCGTCGCCCGGACTTCCGGGCCGCGCCTGACAGCGTCAACAAAATGAAAGCGCTGGCCGACGAAGGCAAAATCGATTTCCATGTCGCCGACCTGAAAGGCCTGAAAGGAAAAGACGGCCAGATCGAAGCCGTCATCGCTGAATCAAAGGAAAAAGGCGAATACGAAATCCCTTGCGATACCTTCATGGCCTTTTACGGCCTGACCATGAAGCTCGGCCCCATCGCCGAATTCGGGCTGGAACTGACACCGGAAGGTTTGATCCCCGTCGATACAGAGAAATTCGAAACCAGCACCCCCGGCGTCTTCGCCATCGGTGATATCAACTGGTACCCCGGCAAGCTAAAGCTGATCCTGTCCGGCTTCCATGAAGCGGCCCTGATGGCCCAGCAAGCATTCCGTTACTGCTTCCCGGATCAAAAACTGCGGTTCCAGTACACGACATCCTCAACAAATCTCCAGACAAAACTGGGCGTGAAGGACAAGTGA
- a CDS encoding 2Fe-2S iron-sulfur cluster binding domain-containing protein: protein MKIYVTDFDGEEHELIALEGWRVMEVIRDYELPIKAECGGACSCATCHVYVDEQWVDKLYPPTDEEEDMLDEAIDVKENSRLSCQILASPELSGLKVTMAPGSKKD from the coding sequence ATTAAAATTTACGTGACCGATTTTGACGGGGAAGAACATGAACTGATCGCGCTGGAAGGCTGGCGCGTTATGGAAGTAATCCGCGACTACGAATTGCCGATCAAGGCTGAATGCGGCGGGGCTTGTTCCTGTGCCACATGCCATGTTTATGTCGATGAGCAATGGGTCGACAAGCTATACCCGCCGACAGACGAAGAAGAAGATATGCTTGATGAAGCCATTGACGTGAAAGAAAATTCCCGGCTGTCCTGCCAGATACTGGCCAGCCCGGAACTAAGCGGACTGAAAGTCACCATGGCCCCCGGCAGCAAGAAAGATTAA